The Aspergillus luchuensis IFO 4308 DNA, chromosome 6, nearly complete sequence genome segment CGTCTTGACGGCGGAAATGCTGCAGTCCAGCCATAATACCAATACAAGCCGCATCAATCAGGTTGCCATCGTAGTCGGTAACGTGGACGTCCGCGCGGATGCTCCAGCAGCTGACACCCTTGAGGATACAGAGGGACTCGGTGTCCAGGGCGTTGGAATGGCGAACGACACGGTCGAGGACGTTGGTGACATATGTTTCAAAGTCTCCTTGTCTGAAACAGAAACGGTTAGCTGAGATATTGCTTGCTCGCGGCTGATGAGGAATTCATACCGGCCGTTGTCCCAAGCGGGAGAGCCCATGGCAGTTAGCTCCATGGCGATTGTGAAAAGACCGTCGAACGGACGGTCATCGTGAGGTTTCGTGACTTCAGCTGAGATACGGACAATAAGACtgcagcggaagaagagtcAATTAGCGTTGTTAAAGCAAGCTGCAATGAGTCTACTCACCTGGTTTTGCCGAGCTGCACCTTCACATGTCCATACTCCTCCCCGAACGACACATTCAGCGGACGCAGCTGATCGAAACCGCGACCGTCCAGTCGCACATCCTCGCGCAGCGCATTGAGGATGAAGTCGCGCTCAGTGACGGAGAGCAAAGCTTCTTTGTTCATGATTGCGGAGGCGGATTTGGCCCCGGCGGGGGGTCACGGCGGACTTTCTGGGAAATTTCCTGCATGCCGCATCGTCATCGAGGCGGCGGGCCAATGTTGTTCCTCGTGGAGCCAATGAGAGAGATTGCTCGCGGGCGGTGAAGTGGCTGACTCATCTCGTGGCCTGAGGTTGCACATGGGCGATCATTATCAgatctcatcctcatcggagTGCCAACTACCACCAACACACAGTCTAATAGCCGCCACCATGACTACGGGTATGTATCTATACTCATTGGAATAGCGAAGCTCTGTACTGACCAACTTATAGCTCACAGGCCCACGTTCGATCCCGTATGTACCTCGATCATCTGCTCAGCGCATGAAGCTCATTGCAACAGGCACAAGGAAAGGAGGCCCTCCGCGGCCCTGCGTACCATCAACGTCTTCTCCCGGCTTACACACACCTTAAGACACGGTAAGTGGTTTGCAGACCGTGTGCGATCATCACTGACATGTCCAAGTCAATTCGGTCAGGGTAGTGAAGTCGAAACTCAGCAACGCGATTTGCGCGCCGAGCTGCTCCAAGCGGAAGCTGCTCATTTCGCCAAGAAGAATGGAGTTCCCGTGGACGAGCCCAAAGTCGAGACCGCCACGCCCAAGCGCCAGTTGGAGGGTGGTTCACCCGGTGATGATGCAAagacagaggaagaagatccagaagccaAACGACGACGAATACTAGAGGAGACTCGAGATATAGATGCAGATTCTGACGAGTCGGAA includes the following:
- the CWC15 gene encoding spliceosome-associated CWC15 family protein (COG:A;~EggNog:ENOG410PN2P;~InterPro:IPR006973;~PFAM:PF04889;~go_component: GO:0005681 - spliceosomal complex [Evidence IEA];~go_process: GO:0000398 - mRNA splicing, via spliceosome [Evidence IEA]), translating into MTTAHRPTFDPAQGKEALRGPAYHQRLLPAYTHLKTRQFGQGSEVETQQRDLRAELLQAEAAHFAKKNGVPVDEPKVETATPKRQLEGGSPGDDAKTEEEDPEAKRRRILEETRDIDADSDESEDDSSEDESDDEEDEAAELMRELEKIKKERLEQKEKEERERAAQEEEQREVDIARGNPLLNPQDFNVKRRWDDDVVFKNQARGTEDRRGKEFVNDLLRSDFHKRFMSKYVR
- a CDS encoding exosome non-catalytic core subunit RRP45 (BUSCO:EOG09264398;~COG:J;~EggNog:ENOG410PFQI;~InterPro:IPR033100,IPR015847,IPR020568,IPR027408, IPR001247,IPR036345;~PFAM:PF01138,PF03725;~go_component: GO:0000178 - exosome (RNase complex) [Evidence IEA];~go_process: GO:0006396 - RNA processing [Evidence IEA]), which codes for MNKEALLSVTERDFILNALREDVRLDGRGFDQLRPLNVSFGEEYGHVKVQLGKTSLIVRISAEVTKPHDDRPFDGLFTIAMELTAMGSPAWDNGRQGDFETYVTNVLDRVVRHSNALDTESLCILKGVSCWSIRADVHVTDYDGNLIDAACIGIMAGLQHFRRQDAVVKDGQVIVYGLDERVPVALNITHKPLSVTFHTFDEGKRVIIDATRKEEQAAEADVVIGINNAGDVCFVSKFSGSPVDAMVFVDKTSVALEKVKEINATIDKALQADLSKRAKIGMAEESRAENDR